From one Anopheles cruzii chromosome 3, idAnoCruzAS_RS32_06, whole genome shotgun sequence genomic stretch:
- the LOC128274413 gene encoding DNA polymerase zeta subunit 2 → MGSPSKNMESDIIIEMIEIYINAILYKRKLYPEAVFRVRKAYNIPVYISVYESLNSYIAKTLQTARELNRMRKLHRLAVVILSKDTQPLERYVFELDHRGFALENDEHLINFEEELRKSLLSLDSRMKDLTPLPDQKEATFKISLQCTESASAHIASQPRLSSFAFVRDETHSETEVEKSKIELLPVVHTKNVGINIFVEEHKR, encoded by the exons ATGGGATCGCCTTCGAAAAATATGG AAAGTGACATCATCATTGAGATGATAGAAATCTACATCAACGCCATCCTGTACAAGCGCAAACTTTACCCAGAAGCCGTGTTTCGGGTGCGTAAAGCATACAACATTCCGGTCTATATTTCGGTCTACGAATCGCTGAACTCTTACATTGCCAAAACATTGCAAACGGCCCGTGAATTAAATCGGATGCGAAAGTTGCATCGCTTGGCCGTTGTGATCTTGTCGAAGGACACACAGCCGCTGGAGCGCTACGTGTTCGAACTGGACCACCGGGGATTTGCGCTGGAGAACGATGAACATCTGATCAACTTTGAGGAGGAACTACGAAAATCGTTGCTATCGTTGGATTCGCGCATGAAAGACTTGACACCGTTGCCGGACCAAAAAGAGGCCACGTTCAAGATCAGTTTGCAGTGCACcgaatcggcatcggcacacATTGCCTCCCAACCGCGTCTGTCGAGTTTTGCGTTCGTAAGAGACGAGACTCACTCCGAGACCGAGGTGGAAAAGTCCAAAATCGAGCTCCTGCCCGTGGTGCACACGAAGAATGTCGGTATCAACATATTTGTCGAAGAACATAAGAGATGA